A section of the Caballeronia sp. M1242 genome encodes:
- a CDS encoding thiolase family protein, with translation MEKVYIVGVGMTPFGRHLDKSVKQLTAWAVEDALKDSGCDRKWVQAAYFGNTTQGHMQGQHMIRGQVALIPAGFGGIPIHNVESACASASSAFHLAVTQLRAGMADVVLAVGAEKMYSSDKARMFSVFDSAWDVETAEANAAQIVDLGKNISPPPGTTSDKPYSVFMDVYAGIGRQLMSRLGITQRQFAAVSSKNHNHSVHNERSQYRKPMSIEEILAAPPITYPLTLPMCSPISDGAAAAILCTESALERYGFDRKRAVRVLATVVRSASPRAGDDLANHITVHAAKLAYDEAGIGPEDINVAELHDASSIGEIALCENLGLCRPGDSGAMAERGETSIGGRLPINPSGGLESKGHPIGATGLGQIFELVEQLRGECGPRQVEGARFAIQGNGGGLWGVEESIDHIGIFGRA, from the coding sequence ATGGAAAAAGTCTATATCGTCGGTGTCGGCATGACGCCGTTCGGCCGTCACCTCGACAAGTCGGTCAAGCAACTGACGGCGTGGGCCGTCGAAGACGCGCTGAAGGATTCCGGCTGCGACCGCAAGTGGGTGCAGGCGGCGTACTTTGGCAACACCACGCAAGGCCACATGCAGGGCCAGCACATGATTCGCGGGCAGGTCGCGCTGATTCCGGCGGGCTTCGGCGGCATTCCTATTCATAACGTCGAGAGCGCGTGCGCGTCGGCGAGCAGCGCGTTCCATCTCGCGGTGACGCAGCTTCGCGCCGGCATGGCGGATGTCGTGCTCGCCGTGGGCGCGGAGAAGATGTACTCGTCGGACAAGGCGCGCATGTTCTCCGTGTTCGATTCGGCGTGGGACGTCGAAACCGCCGAAGCCAACGCGGCGCAGATCGTCGATCTCGGCAAGAACATTTCGCCGCCGCCGGGCACCACGTCGGACAAGCCGTACAGCGTGTTCATGGACGTGTACGCGGGCATCGGCCGGCAACTGATGTCACGCTTGGGCATCACGCAGCGGCAGTTCGCGGCGGTGTCGTCGAAGAATCACAATCATTCGGTGCACAACGAGCGGTCGCAGTATCGCAAGCCGATGAGCATCGAAGAGATTCTCGCCGCGCCGCCGATCACGTATCCGCTGACCTTGCCGATGTGCTCGCCGATCTCCGACGGCGCGGCGGCTGCAATTCTATGCACGGAGTCGGCGCTGGAACGCTACGGCTTCGATCGCAAGCGCGCGGTGCGCGTGCTCGCGACCGTGGTGCGCTCGGCCTCGCCGCGCGCCGGCGACGATCTCGCCAATCACATCACCGTGCATGCCGCGAAGCTGGCCTACGACGAAGCGGGCATCGGACCGGAAGACATTAACGTCGCCGAACTGCACGACGCGTCGTCCATCGGCGAAATCGCGCTGTGCGAGAACCTGGGCCTGTGCCGCCCCGGCGACAGCGGCGCGATGGCCGAGCGCGGCGAGACGAGCATCGGCGGGCGCTTGCCGATCAATCCGTCGGGCGGTCTCGAATCGAAGGGCCATCCCATCGGCGCGACGGGCCTCGGGCAGATTTTCGAACTGGTCGAACAACTGCGCGGCGAGTGCGGCCCGCGACAGGTGGAAGGCGCGCGCTTCGCGATTCAGGGCAATGGCGGCGGCCTGTGGGGCGTCGAGGAAAGCATCGATCACATCGGCATTTTCGGCCGCGCATGA
- a CDS encoding enoyl-CoA hydratase/isomerase family protein has translation MSFSHALVGSVGWLTMDRPAAMNSLNREMATGLTEQLKAWRNDDNVRAVVLTGNGRAFCAGADLIEAAAPPAEGVRDFLELIVEFFDTLRAFPKPVIAAVNGLALAGGLEIVLACDIVLASDSAKLGDAHSNFGVFPGAGGAAILPRKVPVNVARYLLFTGDAMSAAELKTHGLVNEVLAPSELAARAQALADKLAKKSPLVLARMKRVANEAPDKSAADALRHELLELRDHQRSYDVKEGLRAFAEKREPVFKGC, from the coding sequence ATGAGTTTCTCACACGCGCTCGTGGGCTCCGTGGGCTGGTTGACGATGGATCGACCGGCCGCGATGAACAGCCTGAATCGCGAGATGGCTACCGGATTGACCGAGCAACTCAAGGCATGGCGCAACGACGACAACGTGCGTGCCGTCGTGCTGACGGGCAACGGCCGCGCGTTCTGCGCAGGCGCGGATCTGATCGAAGCGGCCGCTCCGCCCGCGGAAGGCGTGCGCGATTTCCTCGAACTGATCGTCGAGTTCTTCGACACGCTGCGCGCGTTTCCAAAGCCGGTCATCGCCGCCGTCAACGGGCTCGCGCTCGCGGGCGGCCTCGAAATCGTGTTGGCGTGCGACATCGTGCTTGCCTCCGACTCGGCCAAGCTCGGCGACGCGCATTCCAATTTCGGCGTGTTTCCGGGCGCGGGCGGCGCGGCCATTCTGCCGCGCAAGGTGCCTGTGAACGTCGCGCGCTATCTGCTCTTCACGGGCGATGCGATGAGCGCCGCCGAACTGAAGACGCACGGACTCGTGAACGAAGTGCTCGCGCCGTCGGAACTCGCCGCGCGCGCGCAGGCGCTCGCCGACAAGCTCGCGAAGAAGAGCCCGCTCGTGCTCGCGCGCATGAAGCGCGTGGCGAACGAAGCGCCGGACAAATCCGCCGCCGACGCGCTGCGTCACGAACTGCTGGAGCTTCGCGATCATCAGCGTTCGTACGATGTGAAGGAAGGGCTGCGCGCGTTCGCCGAAAAGCGCGAACCGGTCTTCAAAGGCTGCTGA
- a CDS encoding LuxR C-terminal-related transcriptional regulator, whose product MPTPFTKHLVSTKFSPPRIGARHVPRTNLLAQLDRVHQAQLALVSGSAGYGKTVLLAQWRQNCLKSGAEVAWLSLTADDGGYADFCAELFAAMQRLGISVETDMPPDDTSASAMDAAIAAIVEGAVDLPKDVYLIIDDYHHVEAPAAHKFVQKLLDHGPGNLHLVISSRVTPPLSLSRLRMMGQIVEVDSAELPFDLPETRHFLDENLGTGKINADELGLIHELTSGWPSCLQLIVTMLRNRPEARSMLQDLVWRSNDLQTYLSEEIIAHLPEELTAFAESMCVFRRFNASLAQSVTGQANAADLLKKMEDDNLLTIRIDSDDRMIWYRLHRLFGEFLSTRLERRGRDAVNELHRRGARWFAENGLLADAMRHASLGNDIEYATGMIERAAPATWNLDYLSPTLHLLDRVPEDVLFRHPRLLFLACLTVSLTSRPAKAKAWLAQLRSGAHGVPPEIERSLPLVEAAIAFQNDDAARMIELLEPVRDAAVENPFLRYMLIAELGVAYRSVGRYAEAKRLFDTHHVPHADRNNDMALVVEATLVSNLMFEGRMRDAERLGSALLARSVKAAGQHSISANVCAGLLAEVYYELDRIDDARETIANRRGLLHSWGPDVTIWASLCRARLDLLQEGADAALAFIRQQTSHLQSLGQRRAVSYMLAEQVKVLLVKGDRAGASETAALLDELARANTNTDADGAVLPDEIAANAALTRARVLRNDDPAEALRALDVVRAHAVGFNRSRLLALVDLLSGAVLADMKRTDDANACLLRAVQAGRELGLVRTFVDEAQIVGKQLGALLREKRLDASSLRYLEELVAKLADSASADDAASMLRRANTSKTDAVLTQREVEILGLVAQAMSNKRIALTLNITLETVKWNLRNIFAKLGVSSRYDAMVWARKQALIQ is encoded by the coding sequence TTGCCCACGCCTTTCACCAAACACCTGGTTTCCACCAAGTTTTCGCCGCCGCGCATCGGCGCACGGCATGTCCCTCGCACGAACCTGCTCGCGCAACTGGATCGCGTGCATCAGGCGCAACTCGCGCTCGTGTCCGGCAGCGCCGGCTACGGCAAGACCGTGCTGCTCGCGCAATGGCGGCAGAACTGCCTGAAGTCCGGCGCGGAGGTCGCATGGCTTTCGCTCACCGCCGACGACGGCGGCTACGCGGATTTTTGCGCAGAGCTCTTCGCGGCGATGCAGCGCCTGGGCATCTCGGTCGAAACCGACATGCCGCCCGACGACACGAGCGCGAGCGCAATGGACGCGGCGATCGCGGCCATCGTCGAGGGCGCGGTCGATCTGCCGAAGGACGTGTATCTGATCATCGACGACTATCACCACGTCGAAGCGCCCGCTGCGCACAAGTTCGTGCAGAAGCTGCTGGATCACGGGCCGGGCAATCTGCACCTCGTGATTTCCTCGCGCGTGACGCCACCGTTGAGTCTCAGCCGCTTGCGGATGATGGGTCAAATCGTCGAAGTGGACAGCGCGGAATTGCCGTTCGATCTGCCGGAAACACGGCATTTTCTCGATGAAAACCTCGGCACCGGCAAGATCAATGCGGACGAGCTCGGCCTGATTCACGAGCTCACGAGCGGCTGGCCGTCGTGCCTGCAACTGATCGTCACGATGCTGCGCAATCGCCCGGAAGCGCGGAGCATGCTGCAGGATCTCGTGTGGCGCTCGAATGATCTGCAGACCTATCTGAGCGAAGAAATCATCGCGCATCTGCCGGAGGAACTGACGGCGTTTGCCGAGAGCATGTGCGTGTTCCGGCGCTTCAACGCGTCGCTCGCGCAGAGCGTGACGGGTCAGGCGAACGCGGCGGACCTGCTCAAGAAGATGGAGGACGATAACCTGCTGACCATCCGAATCGATTCGGACGACAGAATGATCTGGTATCGCCTGCATCGGCTCTTCGGCGAATTTCTTTCGACGCGTCTGGAGCGGCGCGGCCGCGACGCCGTGAACGAGCTGCATAGGCGCGGCGCGCGCTGGTTCGCGGAAAACGGCCTGCTCGCCGACGCCATGCGCCACGCGAGTCTCGGCAACGACATCGAATACGCCACCGGGATGATCGAGCGCGCCGCGCCCGCAACGTGGAATCTCGACTATCTCAGCCCGACGCTGCATCTGCTGGATCGCGTGCCGGAAGATGTGCTGTTCCGTCACCCGCGCCTGTTGTTTCTCGCTTGCCTGACGGTTTCGCTGACGTCGCGGCCCGCGAAGGCCAAGGCGTGGCTCGCGCAACTGCGCAGCGGCGCGCACGGGGTTCCGCCGGAGATCGAGCGCAGTCTGCCGCTCGTCGAGGCGGCCATCGCGTTTCAGAACGATGACGCCGCGCGCATGATCGAACTGCTCGAACCGGTGCGCGACGCGGCCGTCGAGAACCCGTTCCTGCGGTATATGCTGATCGCGGAACTGGGCGTGGCGTATCGCTCGGTGGGCCGCTACGCCGAAGCGAAGCGTCTCTTCGACACGCATCATGTCCCGCACGCCGATCGCAACAACGACATGGCGCTCGTCGTCGAGGCGACGCTGGTGTCCAATCTCATGTTCGAAGGCCGCATGCGCGATGCAGAGCGTCTGGGCTCGGCGTTGCTCGCGCGATCGGTGAAGGCGGCGGGCCAACATTCGATCAGCGCGAACGTGTGCGCCGGCCTGCTCGCGGAGGTCTACTACGAGCTCGATCGCATCGACGACGCCCGCGAGACGATCGCCAACCGGCGCGGCCTGCTGCATTCGTGGGGACCGGATGTCACGATCTGGGCATCGCTGTGCCGCGCGAGGCTCGATCTCTTGCAGGAAGGCGCCGATGCCGCGCTCGCGTTCATCCGGCAGCAGACATCGCATCTGCAAAGCCTCGGTCAGCGGCGCGCCGTCAGCTATATGCTCGCCGAACAGGTCAAGGTTCTGCTCGTCAAGGGCGATCGCGCGGGCGCCAGCGAGACGGCGGCCTTGCTGGACGAACTGGCGCGCGCCAATACGAATACGGACGCGGACGGCGCGGTGCTTCCCGATGAAATCGCGGCGAATGCGGCGCTCACGCGCGCGCGCGTGCTGCGCAACGACGATCCGGCCGAAGCATTGCGCGCGCTCGATGTCGTCCGGGCGCATGCCGTCGGCTTCAACCGTAGCCGCTTGCTTGCGCTCGTCGATCTGCTGTCGGGCGCGGTGCTCGCGGACATGAAGCGGACGGACGACGCGAACGCATGCCTGCTTCGCGCGGTGCAGGCGGGACGCGAGCTCGGCCTCGTGCGGACGTTCGTCGATGAAGCGCAGATCGTCGGCAAGCAGCTCGGCGCTCTCTTGCGCGAGAAGCGGCTCGACGCATCCAGCCTGCGCTACCTCGAAGAGCTGGTCGCGAAGCTCGCCGATAGCGCCAGCGCGGACGACGCCGCGTCGATGCTGCGACGCGCGAACACGTCGAAGACGGACGCCGTGCTTACGCAACGCGAGGTCGAGATTCTCGGGCTCGTCGCGCAGGCCATGTCGAACAAGCGCATCGCGCTCACGCTGAACATCACGCTCGAAACGGTGAAATGGAACCTGCGCAATATCTTCGCGAAGCTGGGCGTATCGAGCCGTTACGATGCGATGGTGTGGGCGCGTAAGCAGGCGCTGATTCAGTAG